A section of the Polynucleobacter sp. AP-Jannik-300A-C4 genome encodes:
- the fdhF gene encoding formate dehydrogenase subunit alpha, with protein sequence MNAPVNPKELELQTVEFKLDGQTIVSYEGETILKAAKRHGIDIPHLCFKDGYRPDGNCRACVVEINGERTLAPSCCRSATPGMEVKANSERALKSQKLVLEMLLSDMPDEGFKWVGDSKEEEQKNQHGELSTWAARMDVTVRPELKALRREKVSNDVSHPAMAVNLDACIQCNRCVRACREEQVNDVIGYAMRGAHSEIVFDLNDPMGDSTCVACGECVQACPTGALMPKGLIGSQTVDRKVDSVCPFCGVGCQITYNVKDEKIVSVEGRDGPANHNRLCVKGRFGMDYIHNPQRLTKPLIRKAGVAKDEALLEGNQDWSNIFREATWEEALEVAGGGLKKLKDQYGNKVLAGFGSAKGSNEEAYLFQKLVRTGFGSNNVDHCTRLCHASSVAALLEGVGSGAVSNQVNDVEHSSLILLIGSNPTANHPVAATWFKNAAKRGAKIVLCDPRKTDIAKHAWRTMQFKPDSDVAMLNAMIYTVIEEGLADKEFIVNRSNNFEALKENIKGYSPEAMAPICGIPAETLREVAREFATTKSAMILWGMGVSQHVHGTDNARCLIALVSITGQIGKPGSGLHPLRGQNNVQGASDAGLIPMMFPNYQRVDNPEAHAWFEKFWDTPLDKKPGYTVVEIMHKITAPDSDPDKIRGMYVEGENPAMSDPDLNHARHALASLDLLVVQDIFMTETALLADVVLPASAWPEKVGTASNTDRMVQMGKKAINPPGDAKPDLWIIQEIAKRMGLNWNYQGPDDGVAAVYDEMRQAMHAAINGITWERLEKESSVTYPCLSAEDPGRPIVFNDKFDTKDGRVKLVPADIIPANERPDSEYPFVLITGRQLEHWHTGSMTRRATVLDAIEPMATVSMHGEDMTQLGVIAGDVITVQSRRGEVAIHVRRDDGTPRGVIFIPFAYFEAAANLITNPALDPFGKIPEFKYCAVKLVKGGQASVFMGYGTNDSSRQLGSAIS encoded by the coding sequence ATGAACGCACCAGTAAATCCTAAAGAACTTGAGTTACAAACCGTAGAGTTCAAGCTAGATGGTCAAACCATCGTTTCTTACGAAGGTGAGACCATTCTCAAGGCGGCTAAACGCCATGGTATTGATATTCCACATCTGTGCTTTAAAGACGGTTACCGTCCTGACGGTAACTGCCGCGCTTGCGTTGTGGAGATTAATGGCGAGCGCACCTTAGCACCAAGTTGCTGTCGGAGCGCAACTCCTGGCATGGAAGTCAAAGCCAATAGCGAGCGTGCATTGAAGAGTCAAAAGCTCGTGTTGGAGATGCTCTTATCTGATATGCCCGATGAAGGATTTAAGTGGGTTGGCGATAGCAAGGAAGAAGAGCAAAAAAATCAACACGGTGAGCTCAGCACTTGGGCTGCCCGTATGGATGTTACCGTCCGTCCTGAGCTCAAGGCATTGCGCCGTGAAAAAGTGAGCAATGACGTTTCTCATCCAGCGATGGCTGTGAACCTAGATGCTTGTATTCAATGTAATCGTTGCGTGCGTGCTTGCCGTGAAGAGCAGGTGAATGATGTGATTGGCTATGCAATGCGTGGCGCGCATAGTGAGATCGTATTTGATCTGAATGACCCAATGGGCGACAGTACTTGTGTTGCTTGTGGAGAGTGTGTGCAGGCTTGCCCAACAGGCGCATTAATGCCTAAGGGTTTGATCGGCTCACAAACCGTGGATCGCAAAGTAGATTCAGTATGTCCTTTCTGTGGCGTCGGTTGTCAAATTACTTATAACGTTAAAGATGAAAAGATTGTTAGCGTTGAGGGTCGTGACGGCCCAGCAAATCACAATCGTCTTTGTGTTAAAGGTCGTTTTGGTATGGACTATATCCATAATCCACAGCGCTTAACTAAGCCGCTAATTCGTAAGGCTGGCGTTGCTAAAGATGAAGCCTTGCTTGAAGGCAATCAAGATTGGTCAAACATCTTCCGTGAAGCAACATGGGAAGAGGCGCTGGAAGTTGCTGGCGGTGGTCTTAAGAAGCTCAAAGATCAATATGGCAATAAGGTCTTAGCTGGCTTTGGCTCTGCTAAAGGTAGCAATGAAGAAGCATATTTATTCCAGAAGCTGGTGCGCACTGGCTTTGGTAGCAATAACGTGGACCACTGTACCCGTCTATGCCACGCATCATCTGTTGCTGCGCTATTAGAAGGTGTTGGTTCTGGTGCAGTCAGTAATCAAGTAAACGATGTTGAGCACTCTAGCTTGATCTTGTTGATTGGATCGAATCCAACGGCGAATCATCCAGTAGCAGCTACTTGGTTCAAGAACGCCGCTAAGCGCGGTGCAAAGATTGTGTTGTGTGATCCACGCAAGACAGATATTGCTAAGCATGCCTGGCGTACGATGCAGTTCAAGCCGGATAGTGACGTTGCCATGCTTAATGCCATGATTTATACAGTTATTGAAGAAGGTCTGGCTGATAAAGAATTTATTGTTAATCGCTCGAATAATTTTGAAGCTCTCAAAGAAAATATCAAGGGTTATAGCCCAGAAGCAATGGCGCCAATCTGCGGTATTCCGGCGGAGACTTTGCGTGAAGTAGCGCGTGAGTTTGCCACTACGAAGTCCGCAATGATTTTGTGGGGTATGGGTGTAAGCCAACACGTTCATGGAACTGACAATGCCCGTTGCTTAATTGCATTAGTTAGCATCACTGGACAAATTGGTAAGCCAGGCTCTGGTTTGCATCCATTGCGTGGACAAAATAACGTGCAGGGTGCTAGTGATGCTGGCTTGATTCCGATGATGTTCCCGAACTATCAACGCGTTGATAATCCAGAAGCGCATGCTTGGTTCGAGAAGTTCTGGGATACCCCATTAGATAAGAAGCCAGGTTATACCGTTGTAGAAATCATGCATAAGATTACTGCACCTGACAGTGATCCCGATAAGATTCGCGGCATGTATGTTGAGGGTGAAAACCCGGCGATGAGTGATCCTGATTTGAATCATGCCCGCCATGCTTTAGCTTCATTGGATCTCTTGGTGGTGCAGGACATCTTTATGACTGAGACAGCATTGCTGGCGGACGTTGTATTGCCTGCAAGCGCATGGCCAGAGAAGGTTGGTACTGCAAGCAATACTGACCGTATGGTGCAAATGGGTAAGAAGGCTATTAATCCACCGGGTGATGCGAAGCCTGATTTATGGATCATCCAAGAGATCGCCAAACGCATGGGTCTCAATTGGAATTACCAAGGTCCAGATGATGGTGTTGCAGCAGTTTATGACGAGATGCGTCAAGCCATGCATGCAGCCATTAACGGCATTACTTGGGAGCGCCTTGAAAAAGAATCCAGCGTCACTTACCCATGCCTATCTGCTGAAGATCCAGGTCGTCCGATTGTGTTTAACGACAAGTTTGATACCAAAGATGGCAGGGTGAAGTTAGTGCCAGCCGATATCATTCCGGCGAATGAGCGCCCAGATTCGGAGTACCCATTTGTATTGATTACTGGTCGTCAGTTAGAGCATTGGCATACTGGCAGTATGACGCGCCGCGCTACTGTATTAGATGCGATTGAGCCTATGGCTACCGTTTCTATGCATGGCGAGGATATGACTCAGCTGGGGGTTATTGCTGGCGATGTCATTACAGTTCAGTCGCGTCGTGGTGAAGTGGCAATTCATGTGCGTAGAGATGATGGCACGCCTCGTGGCGTCATCTTTATCCCATTTGCTTACTTTGAGGCGGCAGCCAACCTCATCACCAATCCGGCCTTAGATCCATTTGGCAAGATCCCAGAATTTAAATACTGTGCTGTCAAGCTAGTTAAAGGCGGTCAAGCTTCAGTGTTTATGGGATACGGTACTAATGATTCCTCAAGGCAATTGGGGAGTGCTATCTCTTAA
- a CDS encoding YciI family protein: MIFAILLMDRPGTAELRIQVRPEHRAYLGRFADKMAFAGPLTSEDGRTTVGSLLVMDFPSKADVEVWLADEPFTKAGVYEKPIIHVFNNSWQQKVGFPPAV, encoded by the coding sequence ATGATCTTTGCAATACTTTTAATGGATCGTCCCGGCACTGCAGAGTTACGTATTCAAGTGCGTCCAGAGCATCGCGCATATTTAGGTAGGTTCGCTGACAAGATGGCTTTTGCTGGCCCATTAACATCGGAGGATGGCAGGACCACAGTGGGTAGCCTACTGGTAATGGATTTCCCAAGCAAGGCAGATGTTGAGGTGTGGTTAGCAGATGAGCCTTTCACAAAGGCAGGCGTCTATGAAAAGCCCATCATTCATGTGTTTAATAACAGTTGGCAGCAAAAAGTAGGATTTCCTCCAGCAGTCTAG
- a CDS encoding DUF748 domain-containing protein — MRTWLLRITGSLLGLTFLFWCAAHLWLPGAIKSAVETYGNKIGYQITYKDLSISPLRLRIEIDGLRLVNKYQGQLLDLKKSVVVLKWSRLIIGELGFDEILLDGPSIKLEKTASKGATGQWNWQELISAITRNLPPVDSAAPKKNIKISVDQFQLVNGSFEVLDQNKNLHEQFKSLSIELLDIANYDKQGVVSGVRGQYGFNLGALNFTLPGLNKKIAFKHLAIKGSLDNPALDTLGAQIDFEVDEGRISSHWDFKADKSIAAKVQIDNISITPFVTLLPANKEILTQGGVIQSVIDVSLKDDALSISGDLHLLGLDLLEQGQKQSVVKWNSGDVSRFVYQSSKNSGASLSIDELSVSQPALQFEIDEKGFSNFRRLFSKSDSDLKIDPSVVESKEKQSFTLDIKALRLRDGEVQFSDLAMKPNFKVNLRKFNARFTNVNNLPGHSSSMVLDGMLAESGSLRGKGQMAFDDPRRNNDVTLNFKNVPLNAFNPAVMTFAGYQIASGRINLNLHYSAKDGDLKGSNQIIIKKIELGEEVADFQGKKLPLGLAIALLEDSDDTIDVMINIAGNVDSPEFSASGLVWQAISNVLTNVATAPFRALGALLGMGANEGVNAILGEAVYLPPDQDRLEKFGDFLVKKPHATLELVGTYDPTEDKPALARAIADLAILKLAGINISPNDPIPTPDFSDPKVQSGLKSAYAQYVGRIKLGQRLITLPDGAGRNDQLHAELITSIPVTEEDMKVLAKNRAKQAQSLMVKSNPELNDRISLGEVKTVSAGREGVPLEVEVRIK, encoded by the coding sequence ATGCGAACCTGGTTACTACGAATTACCGGGAGCTTACTTGGACTCACTTTTTTGTTCTGGTGTGCAGCACATCTTTGGCTTCCCGGTGCCATCAAGAGTGCAGTAGAGACTTATGGCAATAAGATTGGCTATCAAATCACCTATAAAGATCTCAGCATCTCTCCCTTGCGATTGCGTATCGAAATTGATGGCTTGCGATTGGTGAATAAGTATCAAGGGCAATTGCTTGACTTAAAGAAATCGGTAGTGGTGCTGAAGTGGTCTCGCCTCATTATTGGGGAATTGGGATTCGACGAGATTCTGTTGGATGGGCCTAGCATTAAGCTCGAAAAGACAGCCTCTAAAGGTGCGACAGGGCAATGGAATTGGCAGGAGTTGATATCCGCGATTACGCGTAATTTACCTCCAGTGGATTCAGCTGCGCCTAAGAAAAATATCAAAATATCAGTTGATCAATTTCAGCTCGTCAATGGCTCATTTGAGGTGTTGGACCAAAATAAAAATTTGCATGAGCAATTTAAGTCGCTTTCAATTGAGCTATTGGATATAGCAAACTACGATAAGCAAGGTGTTGTGAGTGGCGTTCGCGGCCAGTACGGGTTCAATTTAGGAGCACTTAACTTTACTTTACCTGGCTTGAATAAAAAGATTGCATTCAAGCATCTTGCTATTAAGGGCTCATTAGATAATCCGGCGCTAGATACGCTGGGCGCTCAAATTGATTTTGAGGTTGATGAGGGACGCATCAGCTCCCATTGGGATTTCAAAGCCGATAAATCAATCGCAGCTAAAGTGCAGATAGACAATATTTCAATTACCCCTTTTGTTACATTGCTTCCAGCTAATAAAGAAATTTTGACCCAGGGTGGAGTCATTCAGTCTGTTATAGATGTCAGCCTAAAGGATGATGCACTTTCTATTTCGGGAGATTTGCATTTACTAGGTTTGGATTTACTTGAGCAGGGGCAAAAGCAATCAGTCGTGAAATGGAATTCTGGTGATGTGAGTCGATTTGTTTATCAGAGTTCAAAAAACTCTGGCGCAAGTCTGTCTATTGATGAATTATCGGTTTCTCAACCAGCTCTCCAGTTTGAGATTGATGAAAAAGGCTTCTCTAATTTCAGGCGTTTATTTTCTAAATCGGATAGTGATCTGAAGATTGACCCATCTGTAGTGGAGTCAAAAGAAAAACAGTCATTTACCTTGGATATCAAAGCATTGCGCTTGCGAGATGGCGAAGTGCAATTTTCTGACTTGGCGATGAAGCCTAACTTCAAAGTCAATCTCAGAAAATTTAATGCAAGATTTACAAATGTCAATAATCTTCCGGGCCATTCATCATCCATGGTCTTGGATGGCATGTTGGCAGAATCAGGCTCCCTTCGGGGTAAGGGTCAAATGGCGTTTGATGATCCGCGTCGTAATAACGATGTGACGCTGAACTTCAAAAATGTTCCACTCAATGCTTTTAATCCAGCAGTCATGACCTTTGCCGGATACCAAATCGCAAGCGGTCGGATTAATTTGAATTTGCATTACAGCGCCAAAGATGGTGATCTGAAGGGAAGCAATCAAATCATTATTAAGAAGATTGAGCTTGGCGAAGAAGTGGCCGATTTTCAGGGGAAAAAATTGCCACTGGGTTTAGCAATCGCTCTGCTTGAGGATTCTGACGATACGATTGATGTCATGATCAATATTGCTGGTAATGTGGATTCACCTGAGTTCAGTGCGAGCGGTCTGGTGTGGCAGGCAATTAGCAATGTCTTAACTAATGTCGCCACTGCACCATTTAGAGCCTTAGGTGCGCTCTTAGGAATGGGGGCTAATGAAGGTGTGAATGCGATTTTGGGCGAGGCTGTGTACTTGCCGCCAGATCAAGATCGTTTAGAAAAATTTGGCGATTTTTTAGTGAAGAAGCCCCATGCCACATTGGAGCTCGTAGGCACTTATGATCCTACTGAAGATAAGCCTGCTTTAGCGAGGGCCATCGCAGATTTAGCCATTCTCAAGTTGGCTGGAATAAATATCTCACCGAATGATCCTATTCCTACACCTGATTTTTCTGATCCCAAGGTGCAATCTGGCTTGAAGTCGGCCTATGCCCAGTACGTTGGCAGAATTAAATTAGGTCAACGTTTAATTACTCTCCCAGATGGGGCGGGGCGCAATGATCAATTGCATGCGGAGCTGATTACCAGCATTCCCGTGACAGAGGAAGATATGAAGGTCCTGGCTAAAAACCGAGCAAAGCAGGCGCAAAGCTTAATGGTGAAAAGTAACCCAGAACTAAATGATCGAATTAGCCTTGGTGAGGTCAAAACTGTAAGCGCAGGGAGGGAGGGCGTTCCCCTCGAAGTTGAAGTCAGAATCAAGTAG
- a CDS encoding TRAP transporter large permease, with amino-acid sequence MSATILFILLFALMFLGVPIAIALGLSSLLTIIMFGQDSLASLALKLFETSEHYTLMAIPYFILGGALMSTGGVAKRLIRFAIACVGHIRGGLAIAAVLACTFFAAVSGSSPATVVAIGSIMIAGMVKAGYGKDYAAGILCNAGTLGILMPPSIVMVVYCSVTELSVGRIFIAGVIPAILLAIALMVAIYISARVMKIPAAQKASAKEFFESGKDAIWGFLLLVIIMGGIYGGVFTPTEAAAVAALYALLVSVFIYRDIKWRNIPEVFKDASKTTVMLMFIIANAMLFAHVLTTERIPQIMAEQILAYGMPPWAFLIVMNIILLIAGNFMEPTAIILILGPLFFHIATQLGIDPIHLGIIMVVNMEIGMITPPVGLNLFVTSGITGMPLTKVVRAAMPWLGVLFLFLIVITYVPSISTYLPNLIMGKELS; translated from the coding sequence ATGAGCGCGACTATATTATTTATCTTGCTATTTGCCTTAATGTTCTTGGGGGTGCCCATCGCGATTGCATTGGGTCTATCGAGCTTGTTAACCATCATTATGTTCGGACAAGACTCTCTAGCCTCATTGGCGCTGAAGTTGTTTGAAACCTCTGAGCATTACACCCTGATGGCAATTCCTTACTTTATTTTAGGTGGTGCCTTAATGTCGACGGGTGGGGTTGCAAAGCGTTTAATTCGTTTTGCAATTGCTTGCGTTGGTCATATTCGTGGTGGCCTGGCAATTGCTGCAGTTTTGGCATGTACATTCTTCGCAGCTGTTTCAGGATCCTCGCCGGCTACTGTAGTGGCGATTGGATCCATCATGATTGCTGGTATGGTGAAAGCAGGTTACGGCAAAGATTATGCTGCGGGCATTTTATGTAATGCTGGAACGCTTGGCATTTTGATGCCGCCTTCGATTGTGATGGTCGTATATTGTTCCGTGACTGAGCTATCGGTAGGGCGTATCTTTATTGCTGGCGTTATCCCAGCGATTCTTTTGGCAATTGCGTTAATGGTGGCTATATACATTAGCGCTCGAGTCATGAAGATTCCTGCTGCACAAAAGGCATCTGCGAAGGAGTTTTTTGAGTCTGGTAAAGATGCTATTTGGGGCTTCTTATTGCTAGTCATCATCATGGGCGGCATTTATGGCGGTGTCTTTACGCCAACAGAAGCCGCAGCAGTGGCGGCTTTGTATGCTTTGCTGGTATCAGTATTTATTTACCGAGATATCAAGTGGAGGAATATTCCAGAGGTATTTAAAGATGCCTCAAAAACGACGGTAATGTTGATGTTCATCATCGCAAATGCCATGCTGTTTGCCCATGTATTAACTACTGAGCGTATTCCGCAAATCATGGCTGAGCAGATTTTGGCTTATGGGATGCCGCCATGGGCTTTCTTGATCGTGATGAATATCATTCTCTTGATTGCGGGTAACTTTATGGAGCCAACGGCCATCATTCTGATTTTAGGTCCTCTGTTCTTTCATATAGCTACTCAGCTTGGCATTGATCCAATTCACCTGGGCATCATCATGGTGGTCAATATGGAGATTGGAATGATCACGCCACCAGTCGGACTGAACTTGTTCGTAACCTCGGGAATTACGGGTATGCCTCTAACGAAGGTGGTGCGCGCTGCGATGCCTTGGTTAGGTGTGTTGTTCTTATTCTTGATTGTGATTACTTATGTTCCGTCAATCTCCACCTATCTACCGAATCTAATTATGGGTAAGGAGCTGTCTTAG
- a CDS encoding TRAP transporter substrate-binding protein has protein sequence MLKILVPLFASAVLAANVYAADPITIKFSHVVTDNTPKGQAALKFKELAEKKLPGLVKIEVFPNSQLFGDGKEMEALLLGDVQIIAPSLSKFDRFSKQVQVFDLPFIFKDPEAVDRFQSSPDGQALLKSMEKKGILGLAYWHNGMKQLSANKDILLPDSVKGLKFRIQPSALLEAIFKQLGASPQKMAFSEVYQGLQTGVVDGQENTWSNIYSKKFYEAQKTILETNHGIVDYMVVVSPSFWNKLPPNIRDGLNSAMSEATTYGNALAWSKNQEAKEKIIAANKAKVVPLNKEQLAIWKAKMQPVWKQFEPQIGAGLIKAAAAASN, from the coding sequence ATGTTAAAGATTCTTGTTCCGCTATTTGCGTCAGCTGTTTTAGCTGCCAATGTTTATGCGGCCGATCCCATTACCATTAAATTCAGTCACGTTGTCACCGATAACACCCCAAAAGGTCAGGCCGCTCTGAAATTCAAAGAGCTTGCTGAAAAGAAGCTACCTGGCTTAGTCAAGATTGAAGTATTCCCAAATTCCCAGCTATTCGGTGATGGTAAAGAAATGGAAGCCCTGTTATTGGGTGACGTGCAAATTATTGCGCCTTCTTTGTCTAAATTTGACCGCTTTAGCAAACAAGTTCAAGTGTTTGATTTGCCTTTCATCTTTAAAGATCCTGAAGCAGTGGATCGTTTTCAGTCTAGCCCAGACGGCCAAGCTTTGTTGAAGTCTATGGAGAAAAAAGGGATTCTTGGTTTGGCTTACTGGCATAACGGCATGAAACAGTTGTCAGCTAACAAAGATATTCTTTTACCTGATTCTGTTAAGGGTCTTAAGTTCCGTATTCAACCATCCGCATTGCTCGAAGCAATTTTCAAGCAATTAGGTGCAAGTCCGCAGAAAATGGCATTCTCCGAGGTTTACCAAGGCTTACAAACTGGTGTTGTGGATGGCCAAGAAAATACCTGGTCAAACATTTACTCCAAGAAATTCTATGAAGCTCAAAAGACAATCTTGGAAACCAACCATGGAATCGTAGACTATATGGTTGTTGTTAGTCCATCATTTTGGAATAAGTTGCCACCCAATATCCGTGATGGCCTGAACTCTGCAATGAGCGAGGCAACAACTTATGGCAATGCGCTCGCTTGGAGTAAGAACCAGGAAGCTAAGGAAAAGATTATTGCTGCCAATAAGGCAAAGGTAGTTCCTTTGAATAAAGAGCAATTGGCGATTTGGAAGGCAAAAATGCAGCCAGTATGGAAGCAATTTGAGCCTCAGATTGGTGCCGGTTTAATCAAAGCTGCAGCTGCAGCTAGTAACTAA
- a CDS encoding NAD(P)H-dependent oxidoreductase subunit E, with product MNHPKPSGEIQAVAIATADDLRETIRRKSKLKGRQAGDASLAEVRQLIGDAPHRRDLLIENLHKLNDEYRALHDRHLVALAKEMNLPMAEVYEVATFYHHFEVVRGNDPVADITVRVCDGIACELAGAQNLLAKLPSILGNPKVKVVAAPCVGRCEQAPVAVVHQYPVLFATTDKVSAAVKNNLTTQPMAKDSANFDPAALAEKGISPQGENQAVSPDYVGYESYCAQGGYALAKEIIDGKKDAESIIKAMENSGLRGLGGAGFPAGRKWRIVKDQAAPKLMAVNIDEGEPGTFKDRTYLERDPHRFLEGLLIAANVVGIDACYIYLRDEYHGCRELLEAELAKLKASPPFKLPLIELRRGAGAYICGEESAMIESIEGKRGEPRMRPPYIAQVGLFGRPTLEHNFETLYWVRDIVQRGPEWFSSFGRHDRKGLRSYSVSGRVKNPGVKLAPAGITIQELIDEYCGGMQDGHTFYGYLPGGASGGILPATMNDIPLDFDTLQPYGCFIGSAAVMVFGDKDKARDMALNVMHFFEHESCGQCTPCRVGTSKAAKLMQSKSWDKETLEDLATVMVDASICGLGQAAPNPIRCIAKYFPQEVA from the coding sequence ATGAATCACCCAAAACCCTCTGGAGAGATCCAGGCTGTTGCGATAGCAACTGCAGATGACTTAAGGGAAACCATTCGTCGCAAAAGCAAGCTAAAGGGGCGTCAAGCAGGTGATGCCTCCTTGGCGGAAGTTCGCCAGTTAATTGGTGATGCACCTCATCGCCGTGATTTACTGATTGAGAATTTACATAAGCTCAATGATGAATATCGTGCTTTGCATGATCGTCATTTAGTTGCCCTCGCAAAAGAAATGAATTTGCCGATGGCTGAAGTCTACGAAGTTGCTACTTTCTATCATCACTTCGAAGTGGTGCGCGGCAATGATCCGGTTGCTGATATCACTGTGCGCGTATGTGATGGCATCGCTTGCGAATTAGCTGGCGCACAAAACCTATTGGCAAAGTTGCCATCCATCTTAGGTAATCCCAAAGTTAAAGTAGTTGCCGCACCATGTGTAGGTCGTTGTGAGCAAGCGCCTGTAGCGGTAGTGCACCAGTACCCAGTATTGTTTGCGACCACCGACAAAGTTAGTGCTGCCGTCAAAAATAATCTGACCACCCAACCAATGGCTAAGGACAGCGCTAATTTTGATCCAGCAGCCTTAGCTGAAAAAGGTATATCTCCTCAAGGTGAAAATCAAGCAGTCTCTCCTGACTATGTTGGCTATGAGTCTTATTGCGCGCAAGGTGGATATGCTTTAGCCAAAGAAATTATTGACGGTAAAAAAGATGCTGAGAGCATCATCAAAGCCATGGAAAACTCTGGCCTTCGTGGTCTCGGTGGCGCAGGTTTCCCTGCGGGGCGTAAGTGGCGTATTGTGAAGGATCAAGCTGCACCGAAGTTGATGGCAGTAAACATTGACGAAGGTGAGCCAGGCACATTTAAAGACCGTACTTACTTAGAGCGTGATCCCCATCGTTTCTTAGAAGGTTTGCTGATTGCAGCTAATGTAGTGGGTATTGATGCTTGTTATATTTATTTGCGTGATGAGTATCACGGTTGCCGAGAATTGCTTGAAGCAGAGTTAGCTAAGTTAAAGGCTAGCCCCCCATTTAAGTTGCCATTGATTGAGTTGCGTCGCGGTGCTGGTGCTTACATTTGCGGTGAAGAATCCGCCATGATTGAAAGTATCGAAGGTAAGCGCGGCGAACCTCGCATGCGTCCTCCCTATATTGCGCAAGTTGGATTGTTTGGTCGTCCAACATTAGAGCATAACTTTGAAACTCTCTATTGGGTGCGTGACATTGTTCAGCGTGGCCCTGAGTGGTTTAGCTCTTTTGGCCGCCATGATCGTAAAGGTTTGCGTAGCTATAGCGTCAGCGGCCGAGTGAAGAACCCTGGCGTGAAGCTAGCGCCTGCTGGCATCACTATTCAGGAATTGATTGATGAGTACTGTGGTGGCATGCAGGATGGCCATACCTTCTATGGCTATCTACCAGGTGGCGCTTCTGGCGGCATCTTGCCAGCAACCATGAATGACATCCCGCTTGACTTTGATACCTTGCAGCCCTATGGATGCTTTATTGGTTCGGCTGCGGTAATGGTCTTTGGAGATAAGGACAAAGCACGAGATATGGCGCTTAACGTCATGCACTTTTTCGAGCATGAGAGTTGCGGTCAGTGCACGCCTTGTCGTGTTGGTACAAGTAAGGCCGCCAAGCTGATGCAGTCTAAGTCTTGGGATAAAGAAACCTTAGAGGACTTAGCTACTGTAATGGTTGATGCCTCCATCTGTGGTCTAGGTCAAGCTGCGCCTAATCCAATTCGCTGTATTGCTAAATATTTCCCACAAGAAGTTGCTTAA
- a CDS encoding TRAP transporter small permease has protein sequence MKNLFNNFEAYLISLLLALMTTLTCVNVFFRYVLTQSIDWIFELNTFLFAWVIFLGAAWGIRMGSHIGVDILVKNLPKEKKRIVAIIATLACILYSGIVLYGATIYVHKMFDIGIVCQDIEWLPQWVPRMALPIGYVLVLIRFVEILVKLIKREQYNFGLADEAADALKNFKADGESAS, from the coding sequence ATGAAAAATTTATTCAATAACTTTGAGGCTTATCTCATCTCGCTTCTGTTAGCGCTGATGACGACCTTAACTTGTGTCAATGTATTTTTTCGTTATGTCCTCACTCAAAGTATCGACTGGATCTTTGAGCTCAATACATTTTTGTTCGCTTGGGTGATTTTCCTGGGAGCTGCTTGGGGAATTCGTATGGGCTCGCATATTGGTGTCGACATTCTCGTGAAGAACTTGCCTAAAGAAAAAAAGCGGATTGTCGCGATCATCGCTACCTTGGCTTGTATTTTGTATTCCGGCATTGTTCTCTATGGCGCAACCATCTATGTGCATAAGATGTTCGATATCGGCATTGTTTGCCAAGATATTGAATGGCTGCCGCAATGGGTTCCCCGGATGGCGCTTCCCATAGGATATGTATTAGTTTTGATTCGCTTTGTCGAGATTTTGGTCAAGCTCATTAAGCGCGAACAATATAACTTTGGACTCGCAGATGAGGCTGCTGATGCCTTGAAAAATTTCAAAGCTGATGGGGAGTCTGCATCATGA
- a CDS encoding phasin family protein, translating into MFQNQLNDQLSQAQAKAVENAKYLAQVAVESAKELAEINQAAAKDALVVAQDASAQLLAIKDAQQLAKLAQPETAQEAAKYAAAYQAKVNKVVRNGNKEVAQVVEASIDDARADMVKFVKEATKTAPAGTEAFVSAFKTAFETSLQQFDQVRASATDAFANFEKSVDTAMANFQGQYAVAKPAAKSRKAA; encoded by the coding sequence ATGTTCCAGAATCAATTAAACGACCAACTCTCACAAGCTCAAGCTAAAGCTGTTGAAAACGCAAAATACTTGGCACAAGTAGCTGTTGAAAGTGCAAAAGAATTAGCTGAAATCAACCAAGCTGCTGCTAAAGATGCTTTAGTTGTTGCTCAAGATGCAAGCGCACAATTGTTGGCAATTAAAGATGCTCAACAGTTGGCAAAATTGGCTCAGCCAGAAACTGCTCAAGAAGCTGCTAAGTACGCTGCTGCTTACCAAGCTAAGGTAAACAAAGTTGTACGTAACGGCAACAAAGAAGTTGCTCAAGTTGTTGAGGCTTCTATTGATGACGCACGTGCTGATATGGTTAAGTTTGTTAAAGAAGCTACTAAGACAGCTCCTGCTGGTACTGAGGCATTTGTTTCTGCATTCAAAACTGCATTCGAAACTTCACTCCAACAGTTTGACCAAGTTCGCGCTTCAGCAACTGATGCTTTCGCAAACTTTGAGAAAAGTGTTGATACTGCAATGGCTAACTTTCAAGGCCAATACGCAGTAGCTAAGCCAGCTGCAAAAAGCCGTAAAGCTGCTTAA